One window of Sphingobacteriales bacterium genomic DNA carries:
- a CDS encoding aspartyl protease family protein, translating to MTFKQFVLICFCFAAFYQDSGNSLIAQTSNSGFRFNAKHRKSVRIPIEIHHNLILLPIRLNNSIDVNFIVDTGSRTTILTEPLLLNLAGISNQGRNIQIQGLGQGESITAQMLEGVKMSMTGVEGQNMQLVVLPSNLISFSEIFGKPVYGIIGYDLFSRFVVEIDYRQKYIRLYDPKHYRNKGNGEAVKLSFRKGKPYLQVALSSNSTDTTSLQLLLDTGATQALTIFYQKLSSPEKQIEAYLGRGLSGDIMGKLGRIDLLRLGNYELRNVITGFPDDASLQFAVNQIHLWDGNLGADALSRFKVTINYPNEELYLVKNKNFNKPFEYDLCGVQLEARAPEFKHIFVNYIRPNSPAERAGIMIGDEVISINGEPVASATLGELYHNLNRKSNEKVKIRIRRNGKFQTIVFLVEDIL from the coding sequence ATGACATTTAAACAATTCGTATTAATTTGTTTTTGTTTCGCTGCCTTTTATCAGGATAGCGGTAATAGTTTGATTGCTCAGACATCTAATTCCGGTTTTCGATTTAATGCAAAACATCGCAAATCAGTTAGGATTCCAATTGAAATTCATCACAATTTAATCCTGTTGCCTATCAGGCTGAACAATTCTATTGATGTTAACTTCATTGTAGATACAGGCTCACGAACCACAATTTTAACCGAGCCTTTGCTGCTCAATTTGGCCGGAATTTCAAATCAGGGACGTAACATTCAAATACAAGGACTTGGGCAGGGTGAATCTATTACAGCACAGATGTTGGAAGGAGTAAAGATGAGTATGACAGGTGTTGAAGGGCAAAACATGCAATTAGTAGTTCTGCCGTCAAACCTGATTTCATTTTCTGAAATTTTTGGCAAACCGGTCTATGGAATAATTGGGTATGACTTATTCAGCCGTTTTGTTGTAGAAATTGATTACAGGCAAAAATACATCAGACTCTACGATCCCAAACACTACAGAAACAAAGGAAATGGAGAGGCCGTTAAATTAAGTTTTAGAAAAGGAAAGCCTTATTTACAAGTAGCTTTATCCTCAAATAGTACGGATACCACTTCTCTTCAATTGCTTTTAGATACGGGAGCAACTCAGGCACTCACCATTTTTTATCAAAAACTCTCCTCACCTGAGAAACAAATTGAAGCCTACCTTGGAAGAGGACTAAGCGGGGATATTATGGGAAAACTCGGACGAATAGATCTGCTCAGGCTTGGAAATTATGAGTTGCGAAATGTGATTACAGGGTTTCCCGATGATGCATCATTGCAGTTTGCAGTTAATCAGATTCATCTTTGGGACGGCAACCTTGGTGCTGATGCTTTGAGCAGATTTAAAGTAACAATAAACTATCCGAATGAGGAATTGTATTTGGTAAAAAACAAAAATTTTAACAAGCCCTTTGAATACGACCTTTGTGGAGTACAATTAGAAGCAAGAGCTCCTGAGTTCAAACATATATTTGTCAATTATATCCGCCCGAATTCGCCTGCTGAAAGGGCCGGAATAATGATTGGAGACGAAGTTATCAGTATAAACGGAGAACCTGTTGCATCTGCTACCTTGGGTGAGTTATACCATAATTTAAATCGTAAAAGCAATGAAAAGGTAAAAATACGAATCAGACGCAATGGAAAGTTTCAGACCATCGTATTTTTAGTTGAGGATATTTTATAA
- a CDS encoding PDZ domain-containing protein has translation MNSSKSRWNVYMPIVYSLILILGMQLGFKLYENLKGKPRMSVVKGGQLSELQEVLSLIDSRYVDTIDSQAFIQRLIEQALQDLDPHSNYIAADNMQEVTESLEGNFVGIGIEFSIVDDTIVVVTPVAGGPSDKLGILSGDKIVAINDTNVAGIGITNKMVLEKLRGELNSKVNVRIVRFGEQRWIDYSITRQDIPLVSVDAAFMLDKEVGYIKINRFSANTYNEFMDNLIALQDKGMGKLIIDLRQNPGGYLHSAVAIADELIDGDKLLVYTEGRTYPRKEYRATARRTGKFESGQVVLLIDEGSASASEILAGAVQDWDRGTVIGRRTFGKGLVQEQYDLSSGSGLRLTIARYYTPTGRSIQKPYNYGYRHYNEELETRYTEGELTGKDSLSDLSYRTDTIAYNTLVEGRTVYGGGGISPDIFIALDTVGLDPFSLSVRRVIPEFTYHYYSNHTAEFSKYNNLQDFRNNYNIDPDLYRQFRNFVKNKLGFLDERQLLKNEHEFKNYIKSYIAKQKWNYEGFYFVSQDIDKTLQKAHEFILLQTTSSSQPNGVANHKQQGQR, from the coding sequence ATGAACTCTTCTAAAAGTCGTTGGAATGTTTATATGCCCATAGTTTATTCCCTGATATTAATATTAGGGATGCAACTTGGATTTAAACTCTACGAAAACTTGAAAGGGAAGCCCCGTATGTCAGTTGTAAAAGGTGGTCAACTGTCTGAATTGCAGGAAGTTCTTAGTTTGATTGACAGCCGCTATGTAGATACAATTGACAGTCAGGCTTTTATTCAAAGATTGATTGAGCAAGCACTTCAGGATTTAGACCCTCATTCAAACTATATTGCTGCCGATAATATGCAGGAAGTTACAGAATCGCTCGAAGGCAATTTTGTTGGCATCGGCATTGAATTTTCAATTGTAGATGATACAATTGTAGTTGTTACTCCAGTTGCCGGAGGTCCATCAGATAAACTCGGAATATTATCGGGCGATAAAATTGTAGCAATCAATGACACCAATGTAGCAGGTATTGGCATTACCAATAAAATGGTACTCGAAAAACTAAGAGGTGAACTCAACAGTAAGGTTAACGTGAGAATTGTCAGGTTTGGAGAACAAAGATGGATTGACTATTCCATTACCCGGCAAGACATCCCTTTGGTTAGTGTTGATGCCGCTTTTATGTTGGATAAAGAAGTTGGATATATCAAAATAAACCGGTTCAGTGCCAATACCTATAATGAGTTTATGGATAATCTCATTGCATTACAAGACAAAGGAATGGGCAAACTGATTATAGATCTTCGTCAAAATCCGGGCGGCTATCTTCATTCTGCTGTAGCTATTGCAGATGAATTGATTGACGGAGATAAATTGTTGGTTTACACAGAAGGCCGTACTTATCCGCGTAAAGAATATCGCGCAACCGCTCGCCGTACCGGAAAGTTTGAATCGGGACAAGTAGTCTTGTTAATAGATGAAGGCTCAGCTTCAGCCAGTGAAATTCTTGCGGGTGCAGTTCAGGATTGGGATCGTGGTACAGTTATAGGCAGAAGAACTTTCGGCAAAGGATTGGTACAGGAACAATACGATTTGTCGAGCGGTAGCGGTTTAAGATTGACTATTGCCAGATACTATACACCAACTGGACGCAGTATTCAAAAACCTTACAATTACGGGTACCGGCATTATAATGAAGAATTAGAAACCCGCTACACCGAAGGAGAACTAACCGGTAAAGATAGTCTGTCTGATTTGTCTTACCGAACTGATACTATCGCTTACAACACGTTGGTAGAAGGCAGAACTGTCTATGGAGGAGGGGGTATTTCTCCTGATATTTTTATTGCTTTAGATACGGTTGGTTTAGATCCTTTTTCTTTGAGTGTACGCAGGGTAATTCCCGAATTTACTTATCATTATTACAGCAATCATACTGCCGAATTCAGCAAATATAATAATCTGCAGGATTTTAGGAACAACTACAACATTGACCCGGATTTATACCGACAATTCAGAAATTTTGTGAAGAACAAATTGGGCTTCTTAGATGAAAGACAACTTCTGAAAAATGAACACGAATTCAAAAATTATATAAAATCCTATATTGCCAAGCAGAAATGGAATTACGAAGGTTTTTACTTTGTTTCACAAGACATTGACAAAACACTTCAAAAAGCGCATGAATTTATTTTATTGCAAACAACTTCATCTTCTCAACCAAACGGAGTTGCCAACCATAAACAACAAGGTCAGCGTTGA